In Pseudomonas hamedanensis, a single window of DNA contains:
- a CDS encoding CoA-acylating methylmalonate-semialdehyde dehydrogenase produces the protein MSVIPHLINGELVTENGRSVDVFNPSTGQAIHKLPLASQATIQKAIDAAKAAFPAWRNTPPAKRAQVMFRFKQLLEQNEARISQLISEEHGKTLEDAAGELKRGIENVEFACAAPEILKGEYSRNVGPNIDAWSDFQPLGIVAGITPFNFPAMVPLWMYPLAIVCGNCFILKPSERDPSSTLLIAQLLLEAGLPKGVMSVVHGDKAAVDALIEAPEVKALSFVGSTPIAEYIYAEGTKRGKRVQALGGAKNHAVLMPDADLDNAVSALMGAAYGSCGERCMAISVAVCVGDQVADALVAKLVPEIKALKIGAGTSCGLDMGPLVTGQARDKVSGYVDDGVAAGATLVVDGRGLSVAGHEEGFFLGGCLFDNVTPQMRIYKEEIFGPVLCVVRVNSLEEAMQLINDHEYGNGTCIFTRDGEAARLFCDEIEVGMVGVNVPLPVPVAYHSFGGWKRSLFGDLHAYGPDGVRFYTRRKAVTQRWPQRASHEASQFAFPSL, from the coding sequence ATGAGCGTTATTCCGCATTTGATCAATGGCGAACTGGTGACCGAGAACGGTCGCTCGGTGGATGTGTTCAACCCGTCTACCGGCCAGGCGATCCATAAATTGCCCTTGGCCAGCCAGGCGACCATCCAGAAAGCCATCGACGCCGCCAAGGCTGCGTTCCCTGCGTGGCGCAACACGCCGCCGGCCAAACGTGCCCAGGTGATGTTCCGCTTCAAGCAACTGCTGGAGCAGAACGAAGCGCGCATTTCGCAACTGATCAGCGAAGAGCACGGCAAGACCCTGGAAGACGCCGCCGGTGAATTGAAGCGTGGTATCGAGAACGTCGAGTTCGCTTGTGCAGCACCGGAAATCCTCAAGGGCGAATACAGCCGCAACGTCGGCCCGAACATTGATGCCTGGTCGGACTTTCAGCCGCTGGGAATTGTTGCCGGGATCACCCCGTTCAACTTCCCGGCCATGGTGCCGCTGTGGATGTACCCGCTGGCGATCGTCTGCGGCAACTGCTTCATCCTCAAACCGTCCGAGCGCGATCCAAGCTCCACACTGCTGATTGCTCAGTTGTTATTGGAAGCAGGCTTGCCGAAAGGTGTGATGAGCGTGGTCCACGGTGACAAGGCGGCGGTGGACGCGTTGATCGAAGCGCCGGAAGTCAAAGCGCTGAGCTTCGTCGGCTCGACACCGATCGCCGAATACATCTACGCCGAAGGCACCAAACGCGGCAAACGCGTTCAAGCACTGGGCGGGGCGAAGAACCATGCGGTGCTGATGCCCGATGCCGACCTGGATAACGCCGTCAGCGCACTGATGGGCGCGGCGTACGGTTCTTGCGGCGAGCGCTGTATGGCGATTTCGGTAGCGGTGTGCGTCGGTGATCAAGTCGCCGATGCGCTGGTGGCGAAACTGGTTCCGGAGATCAAGGCGCTGAAGATCGGTGCCGGTACTTCGTGCGGTCTGGACATGGGGCCATTGGTGACCGGTCAGGCGCGTGACAAGGTCAGCGGTTACGTGGATGACGGCGTGGCAGCGGGCGCGACCCTGGTCGTCGACGGTCGCGGGTTGAGTGTGGCAGGACACGAAGAAGGCTTCTTCCTCGGTGGCTGCCTGTTCGATAACGTCACCCCGCAAATGCGCATCTATAAGGAAGAGATCTTCGGGCCGGTACTGTGCGTCGTCCGTGTGAACAGCCTGGAAGAGGCGATGCAACTGATCAACGATCACGAATACGGCAACGGCACCTGCATCTTCACCCGCGACGGGGAAGCGGCGCGGCTGTTCTGCGACGAGATCGAAGTCGGCATGGTTGGCGTCAACGTACCGCTGCCGGTGCCGGTGGCTTATCACAGCTTCGGTGGCTGGAAGCGCTCGCTGTTTGGCGATCTGCATGCCTACGGTCCCGATGGTGTGCGCTTCTATACCCGTCGCAAGGCGGTTACCCAGCGCTGGCCGCAGCGGGCGAGCCATGAAGCTTCGCAGTTTGCATTCCCTAGCTTATAA
- a CDS encoding aspartate aminotransferase family protein gives MNMPENAPSPLASQLKLDAHWMPYTANRNFQRDPRLIVGAEGSWLFDDKGRKIYDSLSGLWTCGAGHTRKEIQEAVSKQLGTLDYSPGFQYGHPLSFQLAEKITELTPGNLNHVFFTDSGSECADTAVKMVRAYWRLKGQATKTKMIGRARGYHGVNIAGTSLGGVNGNRKLFGQAMMDVDHLPHTLLASNAFSRGMPEQGGIALADELLKLIELHDASNIAAVFVEPMAGSAGVLVPPQGYLKRLREICDQHNILLVFDEVITGFGRTGSMFGADSFGVTPDLMCIAKQVTNGAIPMGAVIASSEIYQTFMNQPTPEYAVEFPHGYTYSAHPVACAAGLAALDLLQKENLVQSVAEVAPHFENALHSLKGSKNVIDIRNYGLAGAIQIAGRDGDAIVRPFEAGMALWKAGFYVRFGGDTLQFGPTFNSKPQDLDRLFDAVGEVLNKLD, from the coding sequence ATGAACATGCCTGAAAACGCGCCGTCGCCACTGGCCAGCCAACTGAAGCTGGACGCGCACTGGATGCCGTACACCGCCAATCGCAACTTTCAGCGCGATCCGCGTTTGATCGTCGGCGCCGAAGGCAGTTGGCTGTTCGACGACAAGGGCCGCAAAATCTACGATTCGCTGTCCGGTCTGTGGACCTGCGGCGCCGGGCACACCCGCAAGGAAATTCAGGAAGCCGTTTCGAAACAGTTGGGCACCCTCGATTACTCGCCGGGCTTCCAGTACGGCCATCCGCTGTCGTTTCAGCTGGCTGAAAAAATCACCGAGCTGACGCCGGGCAATCTGAACCATGTGTTCTTCACCGACTCCGGTTCGGAATGCGCGGACACCGCAGTGAAAATGGTCCGCGCGTACTGGCGGCTGAAAGGGCAGGCGACCAAAACCAAAATGATCGGTCGTGCCCGTGGCTATCACGGTGTGAACATTGCTGGCACCAGCCTCGGCGGCGTCAACGGCAACCGTAAACTGTTTGGCCAGGCGATGATGGATGTTGATCACTTGCCGCACACACTGCTGGCGAGCAATGCCTTTTCCCGTGGCATGCCGGAGCAGGGCGGTATCGCGCTGGCCGACGAGTTGCTGAAGCTCATCGAATTGCACGACGCCTCCAACATCGCCGCCGTGTTCGTGGAGCCGATGGCCGGTTCGGCCGGTGTTCTGGTTCCGCCTCAGGGTTACCTCAAGCGTCTGCGCGAGATTTGCGATCAGCACAACATCCTGCTGGTGTTCGACGAAGTGATTACCGGGTTCGGCCGTACCGGGTCGATGTTCGGTGCCGACAGCTTCGGCGTGACCCCGGACCTGATGTGCATCGCCAAGCAAGTCACCAACGGCGCGATTCCGATGGGCGCGGTGATCGCCAGCTCCGAAATCTACCAAACCTTCATGAACCAGCCGACGCCGGAATACGCCGTGGAATTCCCGCACGGCTACACCTATTCGGCACACCCGGTGGCTTGCGCCGCAGGCTTGGCAGCACTCGACTTGCTGCAAAAGGAAAACCTGGTGCAGAGCGTCGCTGAAGTCGCGCCGCATTTCGAAAACGCTCTGCATAGCCTGAAAGGCTCGAAAAACGTCATCGACATCCGCAACTACGGTCTGGCCGGTGCAATCCAGATTGCCGGGCGTGACGGTGACGCCATCGTGCGTCCCTTCGAGGCGGGCATGGCGTTGTGGAAAGCCGGGTTCTACGTGCGCTTCGGCGGCGACACTCTGCAGTTCGGCCCAACCTTCAACAGCAAGCCGCAAGACCTTGATCGCCTGTTCGATGCGGTTGGCGAAGTGCTGAACAAGCTCGACTGA
- a CDS encoding uracil-xanthine permease family protein, with protein sequence MQPDSDSSSELIYGLNDRPKPLAALLAALQHVLASFVGIITPPLVIGSTLGLTAHLPYLISMALMVSGVGTFIQARRPFGIGAGMICLQGTSFAFLGAVLSAGFLVKQRGGSPEDILAMVFGVCFFGALVQIVLSRFIGQLRRVVTPLVTGIVITLIGISLIKVGITDLGGGFNAPDFGAPGNLALGVFVLLTIILLNRSNTPWIRLSAIIVGLLLGSLAAWFSGKLIPQPLPDLPLVSFPTPFKFGFSFDWTAFLPVALIYLISTIETVGDLTANCMLARQPISGPSYISRLRGGVLGDGVSCMIAATFSAFPNTTFAQNNGVIQLTGVASRYVGLYIGVILFCLGLFPLIGAVLQQIPKPVLGGATLVMFGAVAAAGVRILAQSPLDRRSMLIIATSFGVGLGIAAQPNLLHLLPKLVQNLFDSAITSGGLTAIFLCLLLPEGKTAAAKSPAPLNKIEQA encoded by the coding sequence ATGCAGCCAGATTCCGATTCGTCCAGTGAACTCATCTACGGCCTCAACGACCGCCCCAAACCACTCGCCGCCCTGCTTGCCGCGTTGCAACATGTGCTGGCCAGTTTCGTCGGCATCATCACCCCGCCGCTGGTCATCGGCTCGACGCTCGGGCTGACCGCGCATTTGCCGTACCTGATCAGCATGGCGCTGATGGTCTCGGGCGTCGGCACCTTTATTCAGGCACGGCGGCCGTTCGGCATCGGCGCGGGCATGATCTGTCTGCAAGGCACCAGTTTCGCTTTTCTCGGGGCGGTGCTGTCGGCCGGTTTTCTGGTCAAGCAGCGTGGCGGCAGCCCGGAAGATATTCTGGCGATGGTCTTCGGTGTCTGTTTTTTCGGCGCCCTTGTGCAAATCGTGCTCAGCCGTTTTATCGGTCAGTTGCGCCGAGTCGTTACGCCGCTAGTGACCGGGATCGTCATTACCCTGATCGGCATCAGCTTGATCAAGGTTGGCATCACCGATCTGGGCGGCGGCTTCAACGCGCCGGACTTCGGTGCGCCGGGCAATCTGGCGCTGGGCGTATTCGTGTTGCTGACGATCATTCTGCTCAACCGCTCAAATACGCCGTGGATACGGCTGTCGGCGATCATCGTCGGCCTGCTGCTGGGCAGTCTGGCGGCCTGGTTCAGTGGCAAATTGATCCCTCAGCCATTGCCTGACTTACCTTTGGTGAGTTTTCCTACGCCGTTCAAGTTCGGTTTCAGCTTCGACTGGACAGCTTTCCTGCCTGTCGCGCTGATTTATCTGATCAGCACCATCGAAACCGTCGGCGACCTCACCGCCAACTGCATGCTCGCGCGTCAGCCGATCAGCGGCCCTTCTTATATAAGTCGCTTGCGCGGTGGCGTGCTGGGCGATGGGGTCAGTTGCATGATCGCCGCCACCTTCAGCGCTTTCCCTAACACCACGTTCGCGCAGAACAACGGCGTGATTCAGTTGACCGGCGTCGCCAGCCGCTACGTCGGGCTGTACATCGGCGTGATTCTGTTCTGTCTCGGCCTGTTCCCGCTGATCGGCGCGGTGCTGCAACAGATTCCCAAACCGGTATTGGGCGGCGCCACGCTGGTGATGTTCGGGGCCGTCGCGGCGGCGGGTGTGCGCATCCTCGCGCAGTCGCCGCTGGACCGGCGCAGCATGCTGATCATCGCCACCTCGTTCGGCGTCGGCCTGGGCATCGCCGCGCAACCGAACCTGCTGCACCTGCTGCCGAAACTGGTGCAGAACCTGTTCGACTCGGCGATCACCAGCGGCGGTCTGACGGCAATATTCCTTTGCCTGTTGTTGCCGGAAGGCAAAACCGCAGCGGCCAAAAGCCCCGCACCATTGAACAAGATCGAACAGGCGTAA
- the recC gene encoding exodeoxyribonuclease V subunit gamma — translation MPDAQSLNAAFMVVQSNSLDELRSLVVSIMRRYPLAPLENEIALVQSNGIAQWLKLALAEDPQEGDLGGCGIAAAIDVQLPGSFMWQLYRMVLGRDEIPAKSLLDKAPLTWRLMRLLPQVIDRPHFEPLQRFLTHDTDLRKRYQLSERLADLFDQYQVYRADWLEDWAEGRHQLRNVRGEAKALPATSCWQAELWRALLNDVGEQGMAQSRAGVHQRFIERINTLAEAPPVLPSRVIVFGISSLPAQVLEALAGLARFSQVLLCVHNPCRHHWADIVADKDLLRHQYKRQSRKNGMPVVLDPETLHQHAHPLLAAWGKQGRDYINLLDSYDDPDSYRAAFRDGRIDLFSETRPQSLLNQLQDDILELRPLNETREHWPAVDLQKDESIRFHIAHSAQREVEVLHDQLLARFSANPDLRPRDVIVMVPDIDSYAPHIRAVFGQLDRHDPRFIPFTLADQGQRGRDPLLIAVEHLLKLPDSRFPVSEILDLLDVPALRARFGVEERDLPTLHRWIEGAGVRWGMNAEQRAGLGLPEELEQNSWHFGLRRMLLGYAVGSAGACAGIEPYDEIGGLDAALIGPLVALLDALELAHQQLMQPAQPKEWGQRLQALMQLFFKASNEHDDYLLAQLEELRETWLETCEAVGLIDDLPLTVVREAWLAGLDQGRLSQRFLAGAVNFCTLMPMRAIPFKLVCLLGMNDGDYPRAQPPLDFDLMGSDYRPGDRSRREDDRYLLLEALLSARDQLYISWVGRSIRDNSERPASVLIGQLRDHLASGWRLLEEGQDLLGAMTQEHPLQPFSARYFHEGDPLFSYASEWQVLHQQHPTDNHAELLSPFVQEEPLSLALLQDFLRNPVRHFFTQRLKVFFEAAEAPLANEEPFVLDALQRYTLSDSLLEAALGQPDNIVQALETQARRLQNSGLLPMAGFGECLQRELIEPLPDLVQRYQQLLTLWPTPLTSAIALNLDLQGLRIDGWLSGLHQRADGGLLSVTTIPNSIGSIKSRKWHRLTKPWVNHVVACASGLALTTALVASDDTLLLEPMAQDRALGLLGDLLLAWQAGMRQPLPIAVKTAFAWLSQTDQLKAEAAARKAYEGDGQTSEGERRESPALSRQFSDFDALMMDETFSGWCDALYRPLLEAPWRSLSSEGACA, via the coding sequence ATGCCGGACGCCCAGTCCCTCAACGCTGCATTCATGGTGGTCCAGAGCAACAGCCTGGACGAACTGCGCAGCCTGGTGGTCAGCATCATGCGTCGTTACCCATTGGCGCCATTGGAGAACGAGATTGCGCTGGTGCAAAGCAACGGCATCGCTCAATGGCTCAAGTTGGCCTTGGCCGAAGATCCGCAAGAGGGCGACCTGGGTGGCTGCGGTATCGCTGCGGCGATCGATGTGCAACTACCTGGCAGTTTCATGTGGCAGCTCTATCGCATGGTTTTGGGGCGTGACGAAATTCCAGCCAAATCCCTGCTCGATAAGGCGCCGCTGACCTGGCGTCTGATGCGGCTGCTCCCCCAGGTGATTGACCGCCCGCATTTCGAGCCGCTGCAACGCTTCCTCACCCACGACACCGATTTGCGTAAACGCTATCAACTGTCCGAGCGCCTGGCGGATCTATTCGATCAATATCAGGTGTACCGGGCCGATTGGCTTGAAGACTGGGCCGAAGGGCGGCACCAATTGCGAAATGTCCGAGGCGAAGCCAAAGCGCTGCCTGCCACCAGTTGCTGGCAAGCCGAACTGTGGCGCGCATTGCTGAATGATGTCGGCGAGCAAGGCATGGCGCAAAGTCGTGCCGGCGTTCATCAGCGCTTTATCGAGCGAATCAACACCCTTGCCGAGGCGCCGCCGGTACTGCCATCACGGGTGATCGTTTTCGGGATTTCTTCGTTGCCGGCCCAAGTCCTTGAAGCACTGGCCGGGCTCGCGCGTTTCAGTCAGGTTCTGCTTTGTGTGCACAACCCTTGCAGACACCACTGGGCGGATATCGTCGCCGACAAGGATTTGCTGCGTCACCAATACAAGCGCCAGTCCCGCAAGAATGGAATGCCTGTTGTACTTGATCCCGAGACACTGCATCAACATGCTCACCCGCTGTTGGCTGCATGGGGTAAGCAAGGTCGGGATTACATCAATCTGCTCGACAGCTATGACGATCCCGACAGCTATCGTGCAGCCTTCCGCGATGGCCGCATCGACCTGTTCAGTGAAACCCGGCCACAGAGTCTGCTCAATCAACTGCAGGACGACATTTTAGAACTGCGCCCACTCAACGAGACGCGCGAGCACTGGCCTGCTGTCGATCTGCAAAAAGACGAGTCGATCCGTTTTCACATCGCCCACAGCGCTCAACGCGAAGTGGAAGTCCTGCATGACCAGTTACTCGCGCGTTTCAGCGCCAATCCGGACCTGCGCCCTCGCGATGTTATTGTGATGGTGCCCGATATCGACAGCTATGCACCGCATATCCGTGCGGTGTTTGGTCAGCTCGATCGGCACGATCCACGTTTCATTCCCTTCACCTTGGCGGATCAGGGCCAGCGGGGCCGCGATCCGCTGCTGATTGCGGTCGAGCATCTGCTTAAACTCCCCGACAGTCGTTTTCCCGTCAGCGAGATTCTCGATCTGCTCGACGTCCCCGCCTTACGCGCCCGTTTCGGTGTGGAGGAGCGTGACTTGCCCACATTGCATCGCTGGATCGAGGGCGCGGGGGTGCGCTGGGGCATGAACGCCGAACAACGCGCAGGGCTGGGTTTGCCGGAGGAACTTGAGCAAAACAGCTGGCATTTCGGTCTGCGGCGGATGCTGCTCGGTTACGCCGTCGGCAGCGCCGGCGCCTGCGCAGGGATTGAACCCTATGATGAAATTGGTGGGCTGGACGCCGCATTGATCGGTCCACTGGTTGCCCTGCTGGATGCATTGGAACTCGCCCATCAGCAGCTCATGCAACCGGCTCAACCCAAGGAATGGGGCCAGCGCCTGCAAGCGCTCATGCAGTTGTTCTTCAAGGCGAGCAACGAGCACGACGATTACTTGCTGGCTCAGTTGGAAGAGCTTCGCGAAACCTGGCTGGAAACCTGTGAAGCGGTCGGTCTGATCGATGACCTGCCGTTGACGGTCGTTCGTGAGGCTTGGCTTGCCGGTCTGGACCAGGGCCGCTTATCTCAGCGTTTCCTCGCCGGGGCGGTAAATTTCTGCACGCTGATGCCCATGCGCGCCATTCCGTTCAAACTGGTGTGTTTGCTGGGCATGAACGATGGCGATTACCCCCGGGCGCAACCGCCGCTGGACTTCGACCTGATGGGCAGCGACTACCGCCCGGGCGATCGATCGCGGCGTGAGGACGACCGTTATCTGTTGCTTGAGGCGCTCCTTTCCGCGCGCGACCAGCTGTATATCAGTTGGGTCGGGCGCAGCATTCGCGACAACAGCGAGCGGCCTGCTTCGGTACTGATCGGCCAGTTGCGCGATCATCTCGCCAGCGGCTGGCGTCTGCTGGAGGAAGGTCAGGATCTGCTCGGGGCGATGACCCAAGAGCACCCACTGCAGCCGTTCAGCGCGCGTTATTTCCACGAGGGTGACCCACTGTTCAGCTATGCCAGTGAATGGCAGGTGCTGCATCAGCAACATCCAACGGATAACCATGCGGAATTACTCTCCCCCTTTGTCCAGGAAGAGCCGCTGAGCCTGGCCCTGCTGCAGGATTTTTTACGTAACCCGGTAAGGCATTTCTTCACGCAACGACTAAAAGTGTTTTTCGAAGCGGCCGAGGCACCGCTCGCCAACGAGGAACCCTTCGTGCTGGATGCTTTGCAGCGTTATACACTCAGCGACAGCCTGCTCGAGGCAGCGCTCGGGCAACCGGACAATATCGTCCAGGCGCTCGAAACCCAGGCACGACGTCTGCAGAACAGCGGGCTGTTACCAATGGCCGGATTTGGCGAATGCCTGCAACGCGAATTGATCGAACCGCTGCCCGACCTGGTGCAGCGTTATCAACAGTTGCTGACGTTATGGCCGACGCCATTGACCAGCGCGATTGCGCTCAATCTCGATCTTCAGGGTTTACGTATCGACGGATGGCTTTCAGGTCTGCATCAACGCGCCGACGGTGGCCTGCTATCAGTCACGACCATTCCCAATAGCATTGGCTCGATAAAAAGTCGCAAGTGGCATCGCCTGACCAAACCGTGGGTCAATCACGTTGTGGCCTGTGCAAGCGGACTGGCATTGACCACGGCACTGGTTGCCAGTGACGACACCTTGCTGCTTGAACCGATGGCGCAAGACCGTGCGCTGGGGCTCCTTGGCGACCTGCTCCTCGCCTGGCAGGCTGGCATGCGTCAACCTTTGCCGATCGCTGTGAAAACCGCTTTTGCCTGGTTGTCCCAGACCGATCAGCTCAAGGCCGAAGCCGCAGCCCGCAAAGCCTATGAAGGTGACGGCCAGACCAGCGAGGGCGAACGCCGTGAGAGTCCGGCGCTGTCACGCCAGTTTTCCGACTTCGATGCATTAATGATGGATGAGACATTCTCCGGTTGGTGCGACGCCTTGTATCGGCCATTGCTCGAAGCCCCTTGGCGTTCATTGTCCAGTGAAGGGGCATGTGCATGA
- a CDS encoding LysR family transcriptional regulator has product MSSRRPDPLAQVSDFDIRLLRIFRSVVECGGFSAAETVLGIGRSAISQQMSDLEQRLGLRLCQRGRAGFSLTEEGREVYQSALQLLSALESFRTEVNGLHQHLRGELIIGLTDNLVTLPHMRITHALAQLKERGPDVQIQIRMIAPNEVEQGVLDGRLHVGVVPQASALSGLEYQPLYSERSLLYCAIGHPLFYVDDKQLDDQRLNSQDAIAPTFRLPADIQAHYQALNCTASASDREGMAFLILTGRYIGYLPDHYASLWVQQGRLRALKAGTRFYDLSLASVTRKGRRPHLVLESFLESLAATR; this is encoded by the coding sequence ATGAGCAGCCGTCGTCCGGATCCGCTGGCCCAGGTCAGTGACTTTGATATTCGTCTGCTGCGGATTTTTCGCAGCGTCGTCGAATGTGGCGGCTTCTCGGCAGCGGAAACCGTGCTCGGCATTGGCCGGTCAGCGATCAGCCAGCAGATGAGCGATCTGGAACAGCGCCTCGGTTTGCGTCTGTGCCAACGTGGACGCGCGGGTTTTTCCCTGACCGAGGAAGGCCGCGAGGTTTACCAATCGGCGCTACAGCTCTTGAGTGCGCTGGAAAGTTTCCGCACCGAGGTCAACGGTCTGCACCAACATCTGCGTGGCGAGTTGATCATTGGCCTGACCGACAACCTCGTCACCCTGCCCCACATGCGCATCACCCACGCCCTCGCCCAGCTGAAAGAGCGCGGGCCGGATGTGCAGATCCAGATCCGCATGATCGCGCCTAATGAAGTCGAGCAAGGCGTGCTCGACGGGCGTTTGCATGTTGGCGTGGTGCCGCAGGCCAGCGCGTTGTCGGGGCTGGAATATCAGCCGTTGTACAGCGAACGTTCGCTGCTTTACTGCGCGATCGGCCACCCGTTGTTTTATGTCGATGACAAACAACTCGATGACCAGCGCCTGAACAGTCAGGACGCGATTGCGCCGACCTTCCGGTTGCCGGCAGACATTCAGGCGCATTATCAAGCGCTCAACTGCACCGCCAGCGCTTCCGATCGCGAGGGAATGGCGTTTCTGATTTTGACCGGACGCTACATTGGTTATCTGCCGGATCACTACGCCAGTCTTTGGGTGCAGCAGGGGCGTTTGCGTGCGCTCAAGGCCGGCACACGTTTTTACGATTTGAGCCTGGCATCGGTCACGCGCAAGGGCCGGCGCCCTCATTTGGTGCTGGAAAGTTTCTTGGAGAGTCTGGCGGCGACGCGCTGA
- a CDS encoding TetR/AcrR family transcriptional regulator: MTFEVPAHGGKPASRIRQKNEETILKAAEDEFARHGYKGTSMNTIAQNAGLPKANLHYYFTNKLGLYVAVLSNIIELWDSTFNTLTAEDDPAEALTRYIRAKMEFSRRQPQASRIFAMEVISGGECLSEYFNQDYRTWFTGRAAVFQAWIDAGKMDPVDPVHLIFLLWGSTQHYADFATQICRVTGRSKLTRKDMEDAGNNLIRIILKGCGLTPSL; encoded by the coding sequence ATGACCTTTGAAGTCCCAGCCCATGGCGGCAAACCCGCCAGCCGCATTCGTCAGAAGAACGAAGAGACCATCCTCAAAGCCGCCGAAGACGAGTTCGCCCGTCACGGGTACAAAGGCACCAGCATGAACACCATCGCCCAGAATGCCGGGTTGCCCAAGGCCAATCTGCATTACTACTTCACCAACAAACTCGGTTTGTACGTGGCGGTGCTGAGCAACATCATTGAGCTGTGGGACAGCACCTTCAACACCCTCACCGCCGAGGACGATCCTGCCGAGGCGCTGACCCGCTATATTCGCGCGAAAATGGAGTTTTCCCGTCGCCAGCCACAGGCCTCGCGAATTTTCGCGATGGAAGTGATCAGCGGCGGCGAATGCCTGAGCGAGTATTTCAATCAGGATTACCGCACCTGGTTCACCGGCCGGGCGGCGGTGTTTCAGGCCTGGATCGATGCGGGCAAAATGGACCCGGTCGACCCGGTGCACCTGATCTTCCTGCTGTGGGGCAGCACCCAGCATTATGCCGACTTCGCCACGCAGATCTGCCGCGTGACCGGGCGCAGCAAGTTGACCAGAAAGGACATGGAAGACGCTGGCAACAACCTGATCCGCATCATTCTCAAAGGCTGCGGCCTCACACCTTCTCTATAA
- a CDS encoding IMPACT family protein — MPFTLSGFCEYREEIRKSRFITLATPISSPADAQAFFEQHSDLNATHNCWAWKLGAQYRSTDDGEPGGTAGRPILAAIEAQNCDQVAVLVIRWYGGIQLGTGGLARAYGGGANKCLQAAEKIELISRVPLSCACAFAELALVKLRVADLGGLVVEENFTANGVELKLAVGGAQIDILQSQLADLSRGRILLQR, encoded by the coding sequence ATGCCTTTCACCCTCAGCGGTTTTTGCGAGTACCGCGAAGAGATTCGCAAAAGCCGCTTTATCACCTTGGCAACTCCGATCAGCAGCCCCGCCGACGCGCAGGCGTTCTTCGAGCAGCACAGCGACTTGAACGCCACGCACAACTGCTGGGCGTGGAAACTCGGCGCGCAATATCGCAGCACCGACGATGGCGAACCCGGCGGTACGGCCGGGCGACCGATTCTCGCGGCGATTGAAGCGCAGAATTGCGACCAGGTCGCAGTGCTGGTGATTCGCTGGTATGGCGGTATTCAACTCGGCACTGGCGGTCTGGCCCGGGCGTATGGCGGCGGTGCAAACAAATGCCTGCAAGCGGCGGAGAAAATCGAGTTGATCAGCCGCGTGCCGTTAAGTTGCGCTTGCGCGTTTGCCGAGTTGGCGCTGGTGAAGTTGCGAGTGGCGGATCTGGGCGGATTGGTGGTGGAGGAAAACTTTACTGCCAATGGCGTTGAGTTGAAGTTGGCGGTGGGCGGGGCGCAGATCGATATCTTGCAATCGCAACTTGCTGATTTGAGTCGTGGGCGGATTTTGTTGCAGCGTTGA